The following proteins come from a genomic window of Maribacter sp. HTCC2170:
- a CDS encoding BPTI/Kunitz domain-containing protein, giving the protein MTRKKYASLLISIILGISCTDNDDEVAASCLLEPDPGNCLAAIPRYYYDASEQECKEFIWGGCGGVVPFETLEDCRACEKP; this is encoded by the coding sequence ATGACAAGAAAAAAATATGCCTCATTACTTATATCGATAATCTTGGGAATATCATGTACAGATAATGATGATGAGGTTGCAGCTAGCTGTTTACTTGAACCGGATCCTGGAAATTGTCTTGCAGCAATACCCAGATATTATTATGATGCGAGTGAACAAGAGTGCAAAGAATTTATTTGGGGAGGTTGTGGTGGCGTTGTTCCTTTTGAGACTCTTGAAGATTGTAGGGCTTGTGAAAAACCTTAA
- a CDS encoding LVIVD repeat-containing protein, protein MKKNLLLLLFVASLGFVSCEKTDDSKYADYLVARPLTISKAEFKNSVDVIAPLPVKESGKIYAYQDYIFVNDKYRGVHVIDNSNPNAPIKVSFIKIAGNVDISIKDDYLYADSLMDLIVLDISDINNIEIVNRMENVLRDNIVWPANADFYEYDGIDYENEILLGWETVTERRLISEFEETFMRNGEFFALAEAANDASVGQGGSLARFKIVGDFLYAVDSHNINIFNIQDMENPQDLEDVYAGFDIETIFNRGQHLFLGSMRGMYIYDISSPATPTFISEFQHGTACDPVVVDGDYAYVTLRGGNSCGATESGLFIVDISDISNPELTISYPMDGPYGLGVKDEKLFVCDGDSGLKVYDKSDVEDLVALNHFENINTFDVIPLENSLLMVGEDVLYQYEYLEDEIELMSTLELD, encoded by the coding sequence ATGAAAAAGAATTTATTATTACTTCTGTTTGTTGCTTCGTTGGGTTTTGTTTCTTGTGAAAAAACTGACGATAGTAAGTATGCTGACTATTTAGTTGCCCGGCCCTTGACCATCAGCAAAGCTGAGTTCAAGAACAGCGTTGATGTGATTGCTCCGTTGCCTGTTAAGGAATCAGGTAAAATATACGCTTATCAAGACTATATTTTTGTTAATGATAAATATAGAGGGGTTCATGTAATTGATAATAGTAACCCTAATGCGCCTATAAAAGTTTCATTCATTAAAATTGCGGGTAATGTAGATATATCTATAAAAGATGATTACCTATATGCCGATAGTTTAATGGATTTGATTGTGCTCGATATATCGGATATAAATAATATTGAAATCGTAAATCGAATGGAAAATGTTTTGCGCGATAATATTGTTTGGCCCGCTAATGCAGATTTTTATGAGTACGACGGTATAGATTATGAAAATGAAATCTTATTGGGTTGGGAAACTGTGACCGAACGTAGGCTCATTTCTGAATTTGAAGAAACATTTATGCGCAACGGAGAATTTTTCGCTTTGGCAGAAGCTGCGAATGATGCTTCAGTTGGTCAAGGAGGTTCATTGGCCCGTTTTAAAATTGTAGGAGACTTTCTTTATGCAGTTGATAGTCACAATATAAATATCTTTAATATTCAGGACATGGAAAATCCACAGGATTTGGAAGATGTTTATGCTGGATTTGATATAGAGACAATTTTCAATAGAGGACAACATTTGTTTTTAGGGAGCATGCGTGGTATGTATATTTATGATATTTCCTCCCCTGCAACCCCAACTTTTATTTCAGAATTTCAGCATGGTACTGCTTGTGACCCGGTAGTTGTAGATGGGGACTATGCATATGTAACCCTTCGTGGAGGAAATTCATGTGGGGCTACAGAAAGCGGGTTGTTCATAGTTGATATTTCCGATATCTCAAATCCAGAGTTGACAATAAGTTATCCGATGGATGGGCCTTATGGTCTTGGGGTCAAGGATGAAAAACTCTTTGTATGTGATGGTGATTCAGGTTTAAAGGTATACGATAAATCGGATGTAGAGGATTTGGTGGCTTTGAATCATTTTGAGAACATAAACACTTTCGACGTTATTCCTTTGGAGAATTCCTTACTAATGGTTGGGGAAGATGTGCTCTATCAATACGAATATTTAGAAGATGAGATAGAGCTGATGAGTACTTTGGAATTGGATTAG
- a CDS encoding serine hydrolase domain-containing protein, whose amino-acid sequence MQIQKTSTTIKFGFLFMLALCSMSCSSDDDAVVVPEEKNLTTTLSKHLDENQSKTNPGLSILIKHNGEVIYQGQKGLARLEGNHEIDQHTGFRIGSITKSVTAIAIMQLVEQDQMSLEDKLLDILPFLPSSFENITIAHLLSHRSGLLDYIDDNNDWSTLDGVTTSQIPSIVPGSGLDNLLFEPGSEGEYSNTGYVFLALIIEQISGMRYPEYLKQNIFEPLGMENSFVIYEEEHLGDLNENYALSLGNSIKVLGFNSLIYGGNGIVSSTYDLNLFVEALLSNRLITKQSLDQMVETQGAIKGIADYGYGWMTGTGDYWHTEELTDRNDFWHAGGFDGYRTVLSINPDLDLQIIILTNNGDKSQKILWELIRLTKEFIKNNQ is encoded by the coding sequence ATGCAAATTCAAAAAACAAGCACTACAATCAAATTTGGTTTTCTATTTATGCTCGCACTTTGCAGTATGTCATGCAGTAGTGATGACGATGCGGTTGTAGTACCAGAAGAAAAAAATCTTACCACAACTCTCTCGAAGCATTTGGACGAAAACCAATCGAAGACGAATCCAGGGTTGAGCATTTTAATCAAACACAATGGGGAAGTTATATATCAAGGACAAAAGGGCCTAGCCAGATTGGAGGGCAACCATGAGATTGATCAGCATACTGGATTTAGAATCGGTTCAATAACCAAGTCGGTTACCGCCATTGCCATTATGCAGCTAGTGGAACAAGACCAGATGTCATTAGAGGACAAACTTCTTGATATATTGCCCTTTTTACCAAGCTCATTTGAAAATATTACGATAGCACATCTCTTGTCACATCGTTCAGGCCTATTGGATTATATAGACGACAACAATGATTGGTCAACACTTGACGGAGTAACCACATCTCAAATTCCGTCTATTGTTCCGGGTTCTGGATTGGACAATCTTTTGTTTGAGCCTGGTTCAGAAGGCGAATACTCAAATACAGGGTACGTATTTCTTGCATTGATTATTGAACAAATAAGTGGTATGCGCTATCCTGAATATCTAAAGCAAAACATTTTTGAACCGCTGGGAATGGAAAACTCTTTTGTAATCTATGAGGAGGAGCATTTAGGCGATTTAAACGAAAATTATGCCCTGTCTTTAGGCAATTCCATAAAGGTATTGGGATTCAATTCATTGATATATGGGGGAAATGGAATTGTAAGCTCCACCTATGACCTTAACCTATTTGTAGAAGCACTTTTGAGCAATAGACTGATTACCAAACAAAGTCTAGATCAAATGGTGGAAACACAAGGCGCTATCAAAGGGATAGCTGATTATGGTTATGGTTGGATGACCGGAACTGGAGATTATTGGCATACTGAAGAGCTAACAGACCGTAACGATTTTTGGCATGCCGGTGGTTTTGATGGGTATCGTACAGTTTTATCCATTAATCCCGATTTAGATCTGCAAATCATCATTCTGACTAACAATGGAGATAAGAGTCAGAAGATCCTGTGGGAACTTATACGATTGACGAAAGAATTTATTAAAAACAACCAATAG
- a CDS encoding helix-turn-helix domain-containing protein, with product MIFPIVFGLSILSIFLFFIITKKNKVLSDYYLIAIILFFSGILGSHILMENSPSLEIYLIVLFFNTYYFPVLVSYGLILLDGNKFNTRWLWIYLYPIVYNVLILVDIFANSDYSSFSEIENLFKNPSKFQFFLYLTQYIYVIVLLIWLWKKLNRYTVQIKNYHSTIEHINLNWFRYFILSFLGLSSFGFIVFTCFGVGIIEDIKIPFGIEYVIFVLLLFYLSYNGIKQYSIAEINSRTGQNFKTSLHPSEKYQSSNLDKESIDSYFNEIIQLFIEEKMFLESQLKIEDVAKRMNITVHKVSQIINSKSNKSFFDFVNGYRVMYFKKILSDPDKRKFTILSLGIESGFNSKASMNRVFKNFVGQSPKEYQKSKLGITL from the coding sequence ATGATTTTTCCCATTGTCTTTGGTTTAAGCATTCTGTCAATATTCTTGTTCTTCATTATTACCAAAAAAAACAAGGTTCTAAGTGATTATTACCTCATTGCGATTATTCTTTTTTTCTCAGGGATACTTGGTTCACATATCCTAATGGAAAATTCGCCTTCCCTAGAAATCTACCTTATCGTTTTATTTTTCAACACATATTACTTTCCCGTCTTGGTAAGTTACGGATTGATTTTATTAGATGGGAACAAGTTCAATACACGATGGCTGTGGATTTACCTTTATCCTATTGTTTACAATGTTCTAATACTAGTGGATATTTTTGCAAACAGTGATTACAGTTCCTTTTCTGAAATAGAAAATCTTTTTAAAAATCCTTCTAAATTTCAATTTTTCCTCTATTTAACACAATATATTTATGTAATAGTGCTTTTGATATGGCTTTGGAAAAAGCTTAACAGATATACGGTTCAAATCAAAAATTATCATTCTACCATTGAACATATCAATCTAAATTGGTTCCGCTATTTTATTCTTTCCTTTCTTGGGCTAAGTTCTTTTGGGTTTATTGTATTCACGTGCTTTGGAGTTGGAATAATTGAGGATATTAAAATTCCTTTTGGTATTGAATATGTAATCTTTGTTCTACTATTGTTTTATCTAAGCTATAATGGAATAAAGCAGTATTCTATCGCCGAGATCAATAGTCGTACAGGGCAAAATTTTAAGACAAGTTTACATCCTTCGGAAAAGTACCAGTCATCCAATCTTGATAAGGAAAGTATCGATTCTTATTTCAATGAAATCATCCAACTTTTTATCGAAGAAAAGATGTTCCTTGAATCCCAGCTGAAAATCGAGGATGTAGCAAAAAGAATGAATATTACCGTACATAAAGTATCGCAAATCATTAATTCAAAATCCAACAAAAGCTTTTTTGATTTTGTAAATGGTTATCGAGTAATGTATTTCAAAAAAATACTTTCTGATCCTGATAAACGTAAATTCACAATATTGTCATTAGGGATTGAAAGTGGATTCAATTCAAAAGCGTCCATGAACAGGGTCTTCAAAAATTTCGTAGGACAATCTCCAAAAGAGTACCAAAAAAGTAAACTTGGTATCACTTTATAA
- a CDS encoding porin family protein: MQQKTAKTKVPFSKQFYLLLFLFSCTLSLAQESVLNESYFDGPYVGLTLGAQNIFGGALIDDLDVLGQKSALVIELSAGYRIQFLNDRFIAGAALQFGITDGDLTQTDTRNQMMVDYKNNSQFGYGIQIGVALGKKKAFLLYAFGNVTKRNFDITIMETSGFDFTQKDGQRFGRYGLGVEIPMLKKFNITANVGRVSVDYGDLETNKDVDDKTDFNLGVVYQF; this comes from the coding sequence ATGCAACAAAAAACAGCTAAAACCAAAGTCCCTTTTTCAAAACAATTTTACCTGCTTCTTTTCCTTTTTTCTTGTACGCTTTCTCTTGCCCAGGAATCAGTATTGAACGAATCATATTTCGATGGTCCATACGTAGGGTTGACATTAGGCGCGCAGAATATTTTTGGCGGGGCCTTAATTGATGATCTTGACGTACTTGGACAAAAGTCTGCACTTGTAATCGAGCTTTCGGCCGGATATAGAATACAATTTTTAAATGATAGGTTTATAGCGGGAGCAGCTCTTCAATTTGGAATTACAGATGGTGACCTCACTCAAACGGATACCAGAAATCAAATGATGGTAGATTATAAAAACAATAGTCAATTTGGATATGGGATACAAATTGGAGTGGCATTGGGCAAAAAAAAGGCATTTCTTCTCTATGCTTTTGGTAATGTTACCAAACGTAATTTTGATATTACTATAATGGAAACAAGCGGTTTTGATTTTACCCAAAAAGACGGGCAACGGTTTGGACGTTATGGTTTAGGAGTTGAAATTCCAATGCTGAAAAAATTTAATATCACCGCAAATGTGGGAAGGGTAAGCGTTGATTACGGCGATTTGGAAACCAATAAAGATGTTGATGATAAAACCGATTTTAATCTAGGCGTAGTCTATCAATTTTAA
- the miaB gene encoding tRNA (N6-isopentenyl adenosine(37)-C2)-methylthiotransferase MiaB, translating into MEKIIDESIQGETLSLEKNVKNTRNLFIESYGCAMNFSDSEIVASILANEGFNTTQKLEDADLVLVNTCSIREKAELTVRKRLEKYNAIKKKRPHMKVGVLGCMAERLKSKLLEEEKIVDMVVGPDAYKDLPNLIQEIDEGREAVNVILSKDETYGDIAPVRLNTNGVSALVSITRGCDNMCTFCVVPFTRGRERSRDSQSIIAEVNDLWNKGFKEITLLGQNVDSYLWYGGGLKKDFDKASEMQIATAVDFANLLDMVAEAQPKMWIRFSTSNPQDMSLDVIKTMAKHDNICNHIHLPVQSGSNRILKAMNRLHTIEEYFELIDNIRKIIPEIALSHDMISGFPTETEEDHQDTLAVLDRVKYDYGYMYSYSERPGTMAARKMDDDIPEKTKQRRLSEIIALQREHCQFRTEKHLGSVQEILIEGTSKKDETMWKGRNSQNVVAVFPKENYKLGDFVDVKMNDCTSATLIGEAVGLSNNN; encoded by the coding sequence ATGGAGAAAATCATTGACGAATCAATACAAGGTGAAACCCTTTCCCTTGAAAAAAATGTAAAGAACACCCGAAACCTTTTTATTGAGAGTTATGGGTGCGCTATGAATTTTTCCGACAGTGAAATCGTTGCTTCGATTTTAGCCAATGAAGGGTTCAATACAACCCAAAAACTGGAAGATGCCGATTTGGTTTTAGTGAATACCTGTTCTATTCGTGAAAAGGCAGAATTGACAGTTCGCAAACGTCTTGAAAAATATAATGCCATAAAAAAGAAAAGACCCCATATGAAGGTGGGCGTACTTGGTTGTATGGCAGAACGCCTAAAAAGTAAACTACTTGAAGAGGAAAAGATTGTAGATATGGTTGTGGGGCCAGATGCTTACAAAGACCTGCCCAACCTAATTCAAGAAATTGATGAAGGTCGAGAAGCCGTTAATGTCATACTTTCAAAAGATGAAACGTATGGGGATATCGCTCCAGTGCGCTTGAACACGAATGGAGTCAGTGCGTTGGTTTCAATTACCCGTGGTTGCGATAATATGTGCACTTTTTGTGTTGTACCTTTTACTAGAGGTAGAGAGCGTAGTCGTGATTCACAATCCATTATTGCAGAAGTCAATGATCTTTGGAACAAAGGCTTCAAGGAAATCACACTTCTAGGGCAAAACGTTGACAGTTACCTTTGGTACGGCGGTGGGTTAAAGAAAGATTTTGATAAAGCTTCGGAAATGCAGATAGCCACTGCCGTGGATTTTGCCAATTTATTGGATATGGTAGCGGAAGCCCAGCCCAAAATGTGGATTCGATTTTCAACATCGAATCCTCAAGATATGAGCTTGGATGTAATTAAGACCATGGCCAAACATGACAACATTTGTAATCATATTCATTTACCTGTGCAAAGTGGGAGCAATAGAATTCTTAAGGCAATGAATCGATTACACACAATCGAGGAGTATTTTGAGTTGATTGATAATATCAGGAAAATAATTCCGGAAATTGCATTGTCACATGATATGATTTCAGGTTTCCCCACTGAGACTGAAGAGGACCATCAAGACACTTTGGCGGTATTGGACCGTGTGAAATACGATTACGGCTATATGTATTCTTACTCAGAACGCCCAGGAACCATGGCTGCGAGAAAAATGGATGATGATATTCCTGAAAAAACCAAACAACGAAGGTTATCAGAAATAATAGCCCTACAACGCGAACACTGCCAGTTTAGAACCGAAAAGCATTTAGGATCGGTTCAAGAAATATTGATCGAGGGGACTTCAAAAAAAGATGAGACTATGTGGAAAGGTCGAAATTCCCAAAATGTTGTGGCAGTCTTCCCTAAAGAGAATTACAAATTAGGGGATTTTGTAGATGTAAAAATGAACGACTGTACCTCAGCAACCCTAATCGGTGAAGCAGTTGGTTTAAGCAACAACAATTAA
- a CDS encoding glycosyltransferase, with translation MRVLLIAVGTRGDIEPFLAIAVKLKQKGHDILCCFPEQFKKMTCALEIPFQGLGKEFLELLDTEDGKSVMGSKLTFFRKLKVYYHLYRKSSEINKRMAQRQKEIIAVFNPDRVLFHIKSIYPLLWAIEHPNKVVLVSPIPYLVHVTKKHGHIGFNKNYGLFMNKLTYRLSNFALIKNVLSIAKHMDPSNKVSHSLLKGTLLNIKMLYTVSPTLFSKPLNWPDHVRVFGHQGSTTSKIWNMDESLEKFLEKHDKVLFVTFGSMKNDNPEEKTKAILDVVQNYGLPTIVNTSSGGLVIPDNYNAELVYFVSNIPYEHIFPNVHAVIHHGGAGTTHLALKHGCPSLIIPHIIDQYMWANLIHSHGAGPRSISIAKMNSKNLKPKILDLFQNNVYKMMTKQLSLGLKEENYTKELLQFLINK, from the coding sequence ATGAGGGTTCTTCTTATAGCAGTCGGTACTCGAGGGGATATTGAACCCTTTCTGGCGATTGCGGTCAAATTAAAACAAAAAGGGCATGATATTCTATGCTGCTTTCCTGAACAATTTAAAAAAATGACCTGCGCCCTGGAGATTCCTTTTCAAGGCCTCGGGAAGGAATTTTTAGAATTATTGGACACTGAAGATGGGAAAAGTGTAATGGGCAGCAAGCTAACCTTTTTTAGAAAACTCAAAGTGTATTATCATTTATATAGAAAATCGTCTGAGATAAACAAGCGCATGGCCCAAAGACAAAAAGAGATCATTGCAGTTTTCAATCCAGACCGCGTGCTGTTCCATATAAAATCAATCTATCCTTTATTGTGGGCTATAGAGCACCCAAATAAAGTAGTCCTGGTCAGTCCCATTCCTTATTTGGTTCATGTTACAAAGAAGCATGGGCATATTGGATTCAATAAAAATTACGGTCTGTTTATGAATAAGCTCACGTATCGCTTATCGAACTTTGCCCTTATAAAAAATGTTCTATCCATCGCAAAACATATGGACCCTTCCAATAAGGTCTCCCACAGCCTACTTAAAGGAACCTTACTTAACATTAAAATGTTATATACCGTCTCCCCAACCCTGTTTTCCAAACCCTTGAATTGGCCCGATCATGTTCGTGTTTTTGGACATCAAGGGAGTACTACTTCAAAAATTTGGAACATGGATGAATCTTTGGAAAAGTTTCTTGAAAAACATGATAAAGTGTTGTTTGTCACTTTCGGCAGTATGAAAAACGATAACCCCGAAGAAAAAACCAAGGCCATTCTAGATGTTGTTCAAAATTATGGCTTACCAACTATTGTCAATACTTCTTCCGGAGGATTGGTCATTCCAGACAATTATAATGCTGAGTTGGTGTATTTTGTATCCAACATCCCTTATGAGCATATTTTTCCCAATGTGCATGCGGTTATACACCATGGTGGAGCCGGAACAACACATTTAGCCTTAAAACATGGATGCCCTTCATTGATCATTCCACACATTATTGATCAGTATATGTGGGCGAATTTAATCCATAGTCATGGCGCAGGCCCAAGAAGTATTTCCATTGCAAAAATGAATTCGAAGAACTTGAAGCCAAAGATTTTAGATCTTTTTCAGAATAATGTATACAAAATGATGACGAAGCAGTTAAGTCTTGGGTTAAAGGAAGAAAACTATACTAAAGAGCTTCTTCAATTTCTTATCAACAAATAA
- a CDS encoding WD40/YVTN/BNR-like repeat-containing protein has protein sequence MKPSSLYLLIFLLIFIDQDLTAQRKKNKKEIAKTYSESIYNGIQWRMVGPFRGGRAGTVAGVANNPNLYYMGTAGGGVWKTTDAGSTWSCISDGYFGGSIGAITVSESDPNIIYVGEGEQTLRGNVSSGNGLWKSMDAGETWQFIGLKNSEHIARIRIHPTNPNLVYVAAIGNLWKPNETRGVYRSKDGGQNWEKILFESDKAGAGDLILDPNNPRIIYASTWEMKRNGYRMDSGGPGSKMYKSTDGGGTWVDISKYQGLPKGPWGIVGIAVSPMDSNRIWALIEAKDGGLFRSDDAGKTWKKINENRALRQRAWYYTRIYADTQNVDKLYVMNVSYGVSTDGGKTFTLKNAPHGDHHDLWIDPNNNMRMVIADDGGAQISNDGGNNWSTYYNQPTAQFYRVTTDNNFPYRIYGAQQDNSTIRIFNRTSGASISESDWEPTAGGESAHLAPDPKNNDIVYGGTYKGYMMREDHSVNQTRSINIWPDNPAGSGAEVMKYRFNWNFPVKFSIHDQHKLYAGSNFLHATTNEGQTWKTISPDLTRGLPETIKSSGGPITQDNTGAEFYSNLFAINESPLEEGVIWVGSDDGLIHITQDNGTTWENITPPANISPKLNMINCIEPSPFKKGTAYVAATSYKFGDYTPYLYKTLDYGKTWKVITRGIKNKHYTRAIRSDKTKEGLLYAGTEWGMYVSFDDGANWSPFQLNLPITSIRDLHVRDNDLIAATHGRSFWMIDDLTPLHQLSPEMANNEFYLFKPDKAYRMQQSGGWNKPNTKLVGENHPDGAIINYYLKTYKETDSVKIEILETDGTLIQRFSNKAKKNKLDPTASKSLKIKSGGNRLIWNMRYPGYSSFKGMVFYSSPNVGPKAVPGNYKVKLTFNGKSSEQEFTIVKDPRLSNSNDDYNQQFGFLIKVRDQVSRANMAISDLRKVKTDLDYLEKKTKENEKIQKLITEFRTKLDVIENNIHMTKNQSRQDPLNYGIRINNRLAFLMADSQRGDYPPTDQSKEFFTQITQELNTEINALNQLMKSYVSKINDRVAENKIEIITWE, from the coding sequence ATGAAACCATCCTCTCTTTACCTTTTGATTTTTTTATTGATTTTTATTGATCAAGACCTGACCGCCCAGCGCAAAAAAAACAAAAAAGAAATTGCCAAAACCTATTCGGAATCAATTTACAATGGCATACAATGGCGTATGGTAGGGCCATTTAGAGGAGGTAGGGCTGGAACTGTAGCAGGGGTTGCCAATAATCCAAACCTTTATTATATGGGCACAGCAGGTGGAGGCGTTTGGAAAACCACAGATGCTGGGAGTACTTGGAGCTGTATTTCAGATGGCTATTTTGGAGGATCGATCGGCGCAATTACCGTTTCAGAGTCGGACCCAAACATTATCTATGTCGGGGAAGGCGAACAGACCCTTAGGGGGAATGTTTCTTCTGGTAATGGTTTGTGGAAAAGTATGGATGCTGGTGAGACCTGGCAATTTATCGGACTTAAAAATTCTGAGCACATTGCACGCATACGAATTCATCCCACAAATCCTAACCTTGTTTACGTTGCTGCCATCGGGAATCTCTGGAAACCAAATGAAACCCGAGGCGTATATCGCTCAAAAGATGGAGGGCAAAATTGGGAGAAAATATTATTCGAAAGTGATAAGGCAGGGGCTGGTGATCTTATCCTAGACCCCAACAACCCAAGAATCATATATGCCTCAACTTGGGAAATGAAGCGAAACGGTTATCGCATGGATAGCGGTGGACCCGGTAGCAAAATGTACAAAAGTACGGATGGCGGGGGCACATGGGTCGATATTTCAAAATATCAAGGTTTGCCCAAAGGACCATGGGGCATAGTTGGAATTGCTGTTTCCCCTATGGACTCCAATAGAATCTGGGCACTTATAGAAGCTAAAGATGGAGGGCTTTTCAGGTCAGATGATGCTGGTAAAACCTGGAAAAAAATAAACGAGAATAGAGCCTTGCGACAAAGAGCATGGTACTATACCCGAATTTATGCCGATACCCAGAATGTGGATAAACTTTATGTCATGAACGTGAGCTACGGCGTATCGACCGATGGGGGCAAAACATTTACCTTAAAAAATGCACCACATGGTGACCACCACGACCTTTGGATAGATCCTAACAATAATATGCGAATGGTCATCGCTGATGATGGTGGGGCACAGATATCAAATGATGGCGGGAATAATTGGTCAACCTATTATAATCAACCAACTGCACAATTCTATAGGGTTACCACAGATAACAACTTTCCTTATCGTATATATGGAGCCCAGCAGGATAATAGTACCATTCGTATCTTCAACAGGACTTCTGGAGCCTCAATAAGCGAAAGTGACTGGGAACCAACTGCAGGAGGAGAGAGCGCACACCTGGCGCCTGATCCCAAAAACAACGACATTGTTTATGGGGGAACGTACAAAGGGTATATGATGCGTGAAGATCATTCGGTCAATCAAACGCGCTCCATAAATATTTGGCCCGACAACCCAGCTGGCTCTGGTGCAGAAGTCATGAAATATCGTTTTAATTGGAACTTTCCGGTAAAATTCAGTATTCATGATCAACATAAACTTTATGCGGGATCTAATTTTCTACATGCTACTACCAATGAAGGACAAACTTGGAAGACAATTTCACCTGATCTGACACGTGGACTTCCTGAAACTATCAAATCCTCAGGAGGGCCTATCACACAAGATAATACCGGAGCGGAATTCTATTCGAACCTTTTCGCAATCAATGAGTCTCCATTGGAAGAAGGGGTTATTTGGGTTGGGAGCGATGATGGTCTAATTCATATTACTCAGGACAATGGCACTACTTGGGAAAATATAACTCCCCCTGCCAATATTAGTCCAAAACTAAATATGATCAATTGCATAGAGCCCAGTCCATTCAAAAAAGGAACAGCTTACGTAGCCGCCACATCCTATAAATTTGGGGACTACACTCCATACTTATATAAAACATTGGATTATGGAAAAACATGGAAAGTCATTACCAGGGGCATTAAAAATAAACATTACACCAGGGCAATAAGATCCGATAAGACAAAAGAAGGCCTATTGTACGCTGGCACAGAATGGGGTATGTACGTCTCCTTTGACGATGGGGCTAATTGGTCTCCTTTTCAATTGAACTTACCAATAACATCGATTCGGGACCTACATGTGAGGGATAATGACTTGATTGCCGCAACCCATGGACGCAGTTTTTGGATGATTGATGATTTAACCCCCCTTCATCAACTTTCACCGGAAATGGCAAACAATGAATTTTATCTTTTCAAACCAGATAAGGCCTATAGGATGCAACAATCAGGAGGTTGGAACAAACCCAATACCAAACTAGTCGGAGAAAACCACCCCGATGGAGCCATTATCAATTATTATTTAAAGACTTATAAAGAAACGGATTCCGTAAAGATTGAGATTCTTGAAACGGATGGCACATTGATTCAAAGATTTTCAAACAAGGCCAAAAAGAATAAATTGGATCCAACGGCAAGCAAGTCCCTTAAAATAAAATCTGGAGGAAATAGATTGATCTGGAATATGAGATATCCCGGATATAGCTCCTTTAAGGGCATGGTTTTTTATTCTTCACCGAATGTAGGGCCTAAAGCGGTACCCGGAAATTACAAGGTGAAATTGACCTTTAACGGTAAATCATCAGAACAGGAATTCACAATCGTTAAAGACCCTCGATTGTCCAATTCAAATGACGATTATAACCAACAATTCGGCTTTTTAATAAAGGTGCGAGACCAAGTCAGCAGGGCCAACATGGCAATAAGCGATCTTCGTAAGGTTAAAACGGATTTGGACTATTTGGAGAAAAAAACAAAAGAGAACGAGAAAATACAGAAATTGATCACTGAATTTAGAACAAAGTTGGATGTTATTGAAAACAATATTCATATGACCAAAAATCAAAGTAGACAAGACCCACTGAATTATGGTATTCGCATAAACAATCGCTTGGCATTTTTGATGGCCGATTCCCAACGCGGGGATTACCCCCCAACTGACCAATCGAAGGAATTTTTTACTCAAATTACCCAAGAATTGAATACGGAAATAAATGCATTGAATCAGTTAATGAAATCCTATGTTTCCAAAATAAATGACAGGGTCGCTGAAAACAAAATTGAAATTATCACATGGGAGTGA